One Coleofasciculus sp. FACHB-T130 genomic window, TCCCGAATCAGTTAGGAGCGATCGCAATCAACTCACGCGATCGCTCCTAACTAAAAACTAAAATTTAGGAAATAGGATTGAAATTACTACAAATCCTTAGGCTTGGTGATATTATTTAAATAATCAAAATATATCTCTAATAAATATTTTGTGATAGTTCTTCCTTATCGAATTTATAATATCATAAAAACTTGTGCGAAGTCTAGACTTTAAGATAAAAAGTTTCTCCTTATCTTAAAGAAAAAACTTCGTTTATATTCTACTAATAAGCACTTAACTTAAGTAAAAATCAACAAAAGCACAGGTAGAAGAGCAGTCATCGGCAATGGGGAATAGTAACTCAAAAGACACACCGTTACACACAATGAATCCACTAAGCCGATTTTCCAATCGAGCAGAGGATTACGCCAAGTACCGACCGAACTATCCAGATGCCGCTATTGATATTATCCTGAAGGGATTGGGAAATCTATCGCAACTGGTCGCCGCAGATATCGGTGCAGGAACGGGAATTTCCTCGCGTTTGTTAGCTCAACGTGGAGTGAATGCGAGCGCTATCGAGCCAAACATCGCAATGAGAGAAGCTGCATCGCCGCATTCGTTGGTAGAGTTTCGTGACGGAACAGCAGAAGCGACGAATTTACCCGACGCATCCGTTGATTTAGTGACTTGCTTCCAATCTTTCCATTGGTTTAATCCCAAACCAACATTGCTAGAATTTCGTCGCATTCTCAGGCCAAGCGGACGACTAGCGGTAGTATGGAACGACCGCGATCAAAAGGATGAATTCACAGCAAATTACAGCCGCTTAGTTGAGATTGCATCAAACCATCATCCAGCAGAAAAGCGGATGGTTTCAGCTACTCCACTGCTAACCAGTCCGCATTTTCCTGATGTCCGCTGCCATACCTTTGAGTACCGGCAACAGTTAGATTTAGAGAGGCTAATTGGCAGGGTAAATAGTGTATCGTACATCCCCAAAGAAGGATCGGCATACCAGCAACTTGTGGTAGATTTGCAAGAACTGTATGCAAGCGCTTGTAATGAGCGTGGCGATGTCTATTTGGTCTACCGCACGAATGTTTACCTTGCAAATAATGGGTAATAGGAACTGGGGACTGTAGAGATGCAAATGTAGAGACGCGACATTTCGCATCTCTACAAGAATTAGCAATTACCAATCACCAATTACCGATTATTTTCCTTTCGCCCAAGGTCCCCAAATAGCAAAGGTAATGCCAGGAGTTTGGATATTCACGAACATGGTCTGACTATCAGGCGAAAAACAGGCACCAGCGAACTCATTATCATTGATAGCATTCCGAGCAAATTGGTAGAGTTCGCCCTTTTGAGTGACGCCGACTACAAATTGCTCGTCGTCACCATCTTCACAGATGATCAAATCGCCAAAAGGAGCCACAACAATGTTATCAGGACTATCTAATACATTTACATCATTTGGTTCAACAAAAAGTTCAAGAGTGCCGCCTTCTTGTGCTGTTTTCCCAGGAACGTAGCGCCAAACTTGACCGAGTCCGGCAGTGCCACCATCTGTGCAACAAAAGTAAAATTCACCGTTGCCGTACCAGATGCCTTCCCCACGTGTAAATTGGGCTGCACCCTTACTAAAGCCTTCGACGCGGACAGTATCTGTATCCGGGTCGGGATTGTCGATGCGAACCCATTCAACTTGCATTGGTTGACGCACCGGGAAGTTAGTTTTAGTAATTGCTTGGGGCATTCCTTTAATTTTCAGAGCTTCCAAAACACCGCCTTCTACAAGTTTGCCCGGTTGATTTGGAATGAAGCGATAGAAGAGACCATTGCCTCTATCTTCAGTTTCATAAACAATTCCAGTTTTTGGATCGATTGCAACCGCTTCGTGGTTAAAACGCCCCATTGCTTTCAAAGGCACGGGAGTCACAGTTGTTTTTGCATTCGCCGGAACTTCAAAGTTATAACCGTGACGTTGGTTGACATTTCCCGTAATATTAACTGGATCGTTTGTAGCGGGAGTTGAGGTATTTTCTTCAGAGCTAATCCACGAACCCCAAGGAGTCGTGCCACCTGCACAGTTACGGTATGTTCCTGCTAGGGAAGCAAAATGACTTTGTATTTGGCGATTCGCCCCTACAATTAGAGTTGTTGTCCCACCTTTACAGAGATTATCGTATTTGAGTCCGACAACTTGCGTGGCAGAATTTGGGCTTAATTCGTGATTGCGAATTAAGATAGTTGTGTTATTAGGGCCGGGAAAAGCACCCATTCCATCGTGACCACCCGGTACTGGATTACCATCGTTCATCATGTCTCCAGTCCGAGAGATAGCGCGATATTGAAATCCGCGCGGTAAATCCAATAAACCATTGGGATCTGGAATCAGCGGGCCATAACCTCCCCCACTCACTAATTGACCCCTGGCTGCTTTGGTATAGAGCGCTTCTAGAGGGGACATTAATACAGCACCCGCAGCACTCGCGCCTGCCAGGGTGAAGAATTGCCGCCGTGATAAAGACATGGTGTTCTCCGCGTTTATGCGTTGAACAGCTTAATTGGCGTTCATCAACCTTCGGCAAAGCTTTGATTAAGGCTTGGTTAATTTTTTATTCAGAAAATATTATTGCTTGCCTAGTTTATTCCGTTTTTACTAAAAAATTATGAACGTAGAAGTACGCTAAGAATCTTCGCGAACCTTTGCGCTTAGCTTAGCGTAGCTTTGCGTTAAAACACTCATTCATCTTCAGGATTAATTGCAGAAAATAGCGCCGAATAATCCTCATCCGCTAAACCCATGTCCTGTGCCATTTCTAAAATTTGGCGAATACCTTCCAAACTGCTGACATTCAAGCCATTTAACTTAGCTTCATTGAGAAATAAGTTAGTATCTTTGAGCAGATGTTTAGTTGGGAAATTGGGATTTTCATAATTCCTATCTAACATCCGCTGCAATTTCTTATCAAAAGTGGGAGCAAAAAGGGCGCTTTGCCGTAAGATTTGCATAAACAGCTCAACGTCGGCACCTTGACGTTGAACAAAACCTAAACTAAGGGCAAAAGCACTGGTAAGGGAAGCGATTAATTGATTTAATGCTAATTTGACAGCAGCGGCAGCACCGACTGAGCCAATATGTAGAGGTTCAGAGCTAAAATGTTTTAGAAAATCCGACCACTGTTGAAATTGCTCATCGGAAGCACCTACCATGACAATTAATTTACCGGCTTCTGCTTCCGAAATACTGCCCAACACGGGTGCTTCAATATACTCTGCACCCGCTGCAACAATTTGGGAAGCGATCGCTTTACTTTCTGTAGATGAGATCGTTCCCATTTGAATGACTGTACGCCCTTTTAACTCTGGTCGGGAAGCCTCCGACAACAGAACTTCATCAATTGCTGTAGCGTTTGTCAGCATCAAAATTACGCACTCAGACTCACGAATTGCCTCTTGTGGGGTATCAGCAATTTTAGCGCCAGCGTCCTGCAAAGGTGCTAATTTTGACTGAGTACGATTGTATGCAACTACTGGAATTTTAGCGTCTAACAACCTTTTAGCCATCGGCTGTCCCATCAACCCAGTTCCTAAAAATCCTACTTTCACGATTGCTTTGACCTCTCTAATTCTTGTTGCTGAAGAACCTCACGCCGTCTGCAACACTCCTCAGCCTAAAGAGGGTTGGGAATGAGGCTCAGGAAAGATAACGGCGATTCAAGCGGATTTAAGAGGGATCAACCCAGGCTCGTTCGGCTGTCCAATGGCGATCGCTCGATCGATAAACTGTAACACCCTCCAAACCAGCTTGTTGCAAGAAGTCTTGCACTTCATTCAAGGTAAACGCAGCGTGGAGAGAGTCGTG contains:
- a CDS encoding alkaline phosphatase PhoX, which encodes MSLSRRQFFTLAGASAAGAVLMSPLEALYTKAARGQLVSGGGYGPLIPDPNGLLDLPRGFQYRAISRTGDMMNDGNPVPGGHDGMGAFPGPNNTTILIRNHELSPNSATQVVGLKYDNLCKGGTTTLIVGANRQIQSHFASLAGTYRNCAGGTTPWGSWISSEENTSTPATNDPVNITGNVNQRHGYNFEVPANAKTTVTPVPLKAMGRFNHEAVAIDPKTGIVYETEDRGNGLFYRFIPNQPGKLVEGGVLEALKIKGMPQAITKTNFPVRQPMQVEWVRIDNPDPDTDTVRVEGFSKGAAQFTRGEGIWYGNGEFYFCCTDGGTAGLGQVWRYVPGKTAQEGGTLELFVEPNDVNVLDSPDNIVVAPFGDLIICEDGDDEQFVVGVTQKGELYQFARNAINDNEFAGACFSPDSQTMFVNIQTPGITFAIWGPWAKGK
- a CDS encoding class I SAM-dependent methyltransferase, with product MGNSNSKDTPLHTMNPLSRFSNRAEDYAKYRPNYPDAAIDIILKGLGNLSQLVAADIGAGTGISSRLLAQRGVNASAIEPNIAMREAASPHSLVEFRDGTAEATNLPDASVDLVTCFQSFHWFNPKPTLLEFRRILRPSGRLAVVWNDRDQKDEFTANYSRLVEIASNHHPAEKRMVSATPLLTSPHFPDVRCHTFEYRQQLDLERLIGRVNSVSYIPKEGSAYQQLVVDLQELYASACNERGDVYLVYRTNVYLANNG
- a CDS encoding NAD(P)-binding domain-containing protein, producing the protein MKVGFLGTGLMGQPMAKRLLDAKIPVVAYNRTQSKLAPLQDAGAKIADTPQEAIRESECVILMLTNATAIDEVLLSEASRPELKGRTVIQMGTISSTESKAIASQIVAAGAEYIEAPVLGSISEAEAGKLIVMVGASDEQFQQWSDFLKHFSSEPLHIGSVGAAAAVKLALNQLIASLTSAFALSLGFVQRQGADVELFMQILRQSALFAPTFDKKLQRMLDRNYENPNFPTKHLLKDTNLFLNEAKLNGLNVSSLEGIRQILEMAQDMGLADEDYSALFSAINPEDE